One genomic region from Nymphaea colorata isolate Beijing-Zhang1983 chromosome 12, ASM883128v2, whole genome shotgun sequence encodes:
- the LOC116266295 gene encoding two-component response regulator-like APRR2, which produces MVCSADDLSLWKDFPKGLRVLLLEEDDHSAAEIRSKLEGMDYIVSAFQNISEALAAVSSDVGSFHVAIVEVNNANSQGCFKFLETVRGLPTIMISDIDCLSTMMRCIALGAAEFLQKPLSEDKLKNIWQHVVHKAFNTGASSLSASLKPVKEATASILQFQQGATESNNSDQPVQEKCLPSSEALLTDQELHIDPSITTEHSQSPSTQLDQERFQAPSTQLEQEGFEAPSTESDQEGFQVPSTQIDQGGCVLDDYEISDGCQWLVDEKANDGISTELKNCTFSDSKSVEITCKSSVCELASCMENSPPRLDSTENDEEVNSAGECMVDKANDIMHAVDNSQGVEILEQKIEKANMKNGTPPITSSMKASKKKTKVDWTPELHRRFVQAVEQLGIEQAIPSRILELMKVEGLTRHNVASHLQKYRLHRRHTIHKVDDAATRRNWQQHREAMQRYLYTNRPIMAFPPMHANCGVPSPYYPVWGHPPAQPWAHTGFPPMYPPESWPWTRHADAWGCPVVPVQSPCSFFPQNPSPVHQEEHNQESWKDFVDNYPTDEVIDKAVKEAISKPWLPLPLGLKPPSVESVLSELHRHGIRRIPPSNPT; this is translated from the exons ATGGTTTGCTCTGCGGATGACTTGTCTCTATGGAAGGATTTCCCCAAGGGACTCAGGGTTCTACTTTTGGAAGAGGACGATCACTCTGCTGCTGAGATCAGGTCTAAGCTAGAGGGAATGGATTATATTG TCTCAGCATTCCAGAACATCAGTGAAGCTTTAGCGGCAGTATCTAGCGATGTTGGCAGCTTCCATGTTGCTATTGTTGAG GTGAACAACGCTAATAGCCAAGGATGTTTCAAATTCCTTGAGACAGTTCGGGGCCTGCCTACTATAA TGATTTCAGATATAGATTGCCTGAGCACGATGATGAGATGTATAGCA CTCGGTGCAGCAGAGTTCCTTCAAAAGCCATTGTCTGAAGACAAACTTAAAAATATATGGCAGCATGTGGTTCACAAG GCGTTTAACACAGGGGCAAGTTCCCTTTCAGCATCTCTAAAACCAGTCAAGGAAGCAACAGCATCTATTCTGCAGTTTCAACAGGGGGCAACGGAATCCAATAACTCTGACCAACCAGTACAAGAGAAATGCCTGCCATCTTCAGAGGCATTACTAACAGACCAGGAACTTCATATTGACCCTTCGATAACAACCGAACACTCTCAATCGCCTTCAACTCAGTTAGATCAAGAAAGATTTCAAGCACCTTCAACTCAGTTAGAGCAAGAAGGATTTGAAGCACCTTCAACTGAGTCGGATCAAGAAGGATTTCAAGTTCCTTCTACTCAGATAGATCAAGGAGGATGTGTCCTTGATGACTATGAAATAAGTGACGGATGTCAGTGGTTAGTAGATGAGAAAGCGAATGATGGAATATCAACTGAACTGAAGAACTGCACTTTCTCTGATTCTAAATCTGTCGAAATTACTTGCAAGAGTTCAGTATGTGAACTTGCTTCTTGCATGGAAAATTCACCTCCAAGATTGGATTCCACTGAGAATGATGAGGAAGTAAATTCAGCTGGCGAGTGTATGGTTGATAAAGCAAATGATATCATGCATGCTGTTGATAATTCACAAGGTGTAGAGATCCTGgagcaaaaaattgaaaaagccAACATGAAAAACGGAACTCCTCCCATTACCTCTAGTATGAAGGCCtcgaagaaaaaaacaaag GTTGATTGGACGCCAGAGTTACACAGGCGCTTCGTTCAGGCTGTTGAGCAATTGGGAATCGAGCAGGCCATACCTTCCAGGATACTTGAATTGATGAAAGTGGAAGGACTAACCAGACATAATGTAGCTAGCCATCTCCAG AAATACAGGTTGCATAGGAGACATACCATCCATAAGGTAGATGATGCTGCAACCAGAAGGAACTGGCAGCAGCACAGAGAGGCAATGCAGAGATATTTGTACACTAACAGGCCAATCATGGCCTTTCCTCCAATGCATGCCAACTGCGGAGTGCCGAGTCCTTATTACCCTGTCTGGGGCCATCCCCCTGCTCAGCCATGGGCTCACACTGGCTTCCCACCAATGTACCCACCAGAAAGTTGGCCATGGACGAGGCACGCTGATGCATGGGGTTGCCCTGTTGTTCCCGTCCAAAGTCCATGCTCCTTCTTCCCTCAA AATCCATCACCTGTACACCAAGAGGAACATAATCAAGAGTCATGGAAGGACTTTGTAGATAATTACCCG ACGGATGAAGTAATAGACAAAGCGGTGAAGGAAGCGATCAGCAAGCCATGGCTGCCGCTGCCCCTCGGCCTCAAGCCGCCCTCCGTTGAGAGCGTCCTCTCCGAGCTTCACAGGCACGGCATCAGACGCATCCCGCCCTCCAATCCCACCTAG